A stretch of DNA from Anaerobacillus isosaccharinicus:
GGTAACACCTTTTCTCCTCAAGATAAGTACTTTTGGTGACTGATGCGTTAAAATAGGGCATACTCTATTAAAGCGAAATCGCAACCTTTGTTTATTCTTTGGATTTGTGCTATACTTAATAAGTTAAAAAATAGTTAGGAGTTGTTTTCATGTCAGATCAATTAGAAGTAGGAAGTGTAGTAGAAGGCAAGGTTACAGGAATCAAGCCTTTTGGTGCGTTTGTAGCTATTAATGAAGAAAAACAAGGATTAGTTCATATTTCTCAAGTAGCTCACGGGTTTGTTAAAGATATTAACGAACACCTTTCTGTAGGTGATGAAGTTAAAGTAAAGGTTATGTCTGTTGACGGAGACACTGGGAAGATTTCACTTTCAATCCGTGAAACAGTAGCTGCACCTGAAAAGCCAGCTAGACCAGCAGCTAAACCTCGTACGGAAAGACCAAGAAAGGTTGAAGCAGCTCATCAAGAAAAGAGCCAAGGTTTCAACACTCTTGAAGAGAAATTAAAAGGTTGGTTAAAACAATCTAACGAGATTCAAGCGGATCTTAACAAGCGTACAAAAAAATAAATGTAGAATTGCAATCGATCTGTAGTCGGTTGCTTTTTTATTTTGTCGAAAAAGTAACCCGTTTGTATGCTATCCCCTAGAAATGACAAATTATTCCCTAGGAAATGAGAAAAGAGGCTGACTTTGTAAATGTCAGTCGTCCTTTGGATAACAACATTTACAAGCCAGCCTCTCGCAGAAAGTGAGCCTATCTTTCAGTTTGTGGGCTTCTTTCTAATTCTTCATCAGGTTTGAAAAGGATGGAGATACAATATAAACCTGCAAGTCCGACTAATGCATAAATAAATCGTGAAAATCCAGCAGCTTGACCACCAAAGATCGCAGCA
This window harbors:
- the yugI gene encoding S1 domain-containing post-transcriptional regulator GSP13; translated protein: MSDQLEVGSVVEGKVTGIKPFGAFVAINEEKQGLVHISQVAHGFVKDINEHLSVGDEVKVKVMSVDGDTGKISLSIRETVAAPEKPARPAAKPRTERPRKVEAAHQEKSQGFNTLEEKLKGWLKQSNEIQADLNKRTKK
- a CDS encoding DUF378 domain-containing protein, encoding MSGIQRFALVLAIIGAINWGLIGFFRFDLVAAIFGGQAAGFSRFIYALVGLAGLYCISILFKPDEELERSPQTER